One Branchiostoma lanceolatum isolate klBraLanc5 chromosome 18, klBraLanc5.hap2, whole genome shotgun sequence DNA window includes the following coding sequences:
- the LOC136424074 gene encoding uncharacterized protein isoform X2: MTSYKEYIIELPNQGTALLHHLNEQRLNGKFCDITVMIHGRKFPAHRAVLSASSGYFHAMLDIDNDRHTIIVQDISAGAFQDLLDFMYSSKLRVSACSIVEIILTASYLQMVDVVSACSYIIRPVFGSNLPIGHFPHAGYGTGTVEAAAHGCDCTKSGSPSLPTPHHHPEICIQPHVLAKAPEAFQEKVDSLEVLEKLRLEQKYHGAGKDQGAEEGKKSPLPVDIHDVYNQGGKKNKITMIHIPGMEQGGMHSFHGMPHLVPPGLRIREADSHFPAHDILQGRPDGPEGILDLRVRPKQSGEMPDGRSSPEEVRVWSAPSSFNTEKGPILKMTMDRNSQDWKNMGMAEKIAAQYHTSVPTPPMSDREKERGDESEEIKIDPQERKDVPGTSERNKVKIARQKSLDVPDKDSTDSEKAREVQPPKGKWGWKAKRQESEESSVHPKKRICLDWDARSRHSSTSETLSRQSSFDLDDGATSVKSEKDTYSRDKNCMAEKSEAPVPKKREEVLPQLEKEAVHPVSPRSPNEGMKIKQEQKLVEKAQPKVSIPNGVGLNKMDDMRQHSPPGGYAPPHMTAGPPHMNGAPMFNPNGIPPGYQEYAERQNGMAAAFPNLPPTGMMPFSAFLASRAGVLTPHPNGAAAIEEVPYNYPPDMMRGAAVEKEAPAGWRGPGFVPWAGKRGRGRGRRGRGMQCRTYAEKMMHLRANAELDEVFGVTEGFPSLLGNKEHSKALGSPARFMNGNLSDSDSSKDGSEGKAPKNRASPSGSSDEVTSLSSELTRKRRKYTTEFKWEVNQKLTADGIDIASLSAETILSSGEDRPRQRPWKRVQLPCPICGARFPKVEQLQEHLVEHKGDKYSLYLSNWM, from the coding sequence ATGACGTCGTACAAGGAGTACATCATCGAGCTGCCCAATCAGGGCACAGCTCTTCTACACCACCTCAACGAGCAGCGTCTCAACGGGAAGTTCTGCGACATCACCGTGATGATCCACGGGCGCAAGTTTCCAGCGCACCGCGCGGTGCTGTCCGCGTCCAGCGGCTACTTCCACGCCATGCTAGACATCGACAACGACCGCCACACCATCATCGTTCAAGACATCTCGGCCGGAGCATTCCAGGACCTCCTAGACTTCATGTATTCGTCGAAACTGCGAGTGTCGGCGTGCAGCATCGTCGAGATCATCCTCACCGCCAGTTACCTGCAGATGGTGGATGTCGTGAGCGCTTGCTCTTACATCATCCGCCCCGTGTTCGGCAGCAACCTCCCTATCGGACACTTCCCGCACGCCGGGTACGGGACCGGGACCGTGGAGGCGGCCGCGCACGGTTGTGACTGCACCAAATCCGGCAGCCCGTCCCTCCCCACGCCCCACCACCATCCCGAGATTTGCATCCAACCCCACGTTTTGGCCAAAGCTCCGGAAGCATTCCAGGAAAAGGTGGATTCCCTGGAAGTTCTGGAAAAACTACGACTAGAACAGAAGTATCATGGCGCAGGGAAGGACCAGGGGGCGGAGGAGGGTAAAAAGTCTCCCCTGCCGGTCGATATCCACGACGTGTACAACCAGGGtgggaagaaaaacaaaatcaccATGATACACATTCCTGGGATGGAACAGGGCGGCATGCATTCATTCCACGGCATGCCGCACCTTGTGCCGCCAGGTCTTCGCATCCGAGAGGCGGACAGCCACTTCCCGGCCCACGACATCCTACAGGGGAGGCCGGACGGCCCAGAAGGCATACTGGATTTGCGCGTCAGGCCGAAACAAAGTGGGGAGATGCCGGATGGAAGAAGTAGCCCGGAAGAGGTCCGTGTCTGGAGCGCACCAAGCTCCTTTAACACCGAGAAAGGCCCCATCTTGAAAATGACCATGGACAGAAACAGCCAGGATTGGAAGAACATGGGAATGGCAGAGAAGATTGCTGCACAGTACCATACCTCTGTCCCTACCCCTCCCATGTCAGATAGAGAAAAGGAGAGGGGTGATGAGTCAGAAGAGATAAAGATTGACCCCCAGGAAAGAAAGGATGTTCCAGGGACCAGTGAGCGCAATAAGGTCAAGATCGCCCGCCAAAAAAGTCTGGACGTGCCTGACAAGGACAGCACAGACAGCGAGAAGGCACGGGAAGTCCAGCCCCCGAAGGGGAAGTGGGGATGGAAAGCGAAAAGACAAGAGAGCGAAGAGAGTTCCGTACATCCAAAAAAGCGAATCTGCCTGGACTGGGATGCCCGTAGCAGGCACAGCAGTACAAGCGAAACTCTGTCGCGACAGAGTTCGTTCGATCTCGACGACGGCGCCACCAGTGTCAAGTCTGAAAAGGACACGTACAGCCGCGACAAAAACTGCATGGCTGAAAAGTCTGAGGCCCCGGTGCCCAAGAAGAGGGAAGAAGTTCTTCCACAACTTGAGAAAGAAGCCGTACACCCGGTTTCCCCGAGATCTCCTAACGAAGGCATGAAAATCAAACAGGAGCAGAAGCTTGTGGAGAAAGCACAGCCGAAAGTGTCGATCCCAAATGGAGTCGGTCTCAACAAGATGGATGACATGCGGCAACATTCCCCGCCCGGTGGGTACGCGCCTCCGCACATGACCGCGGGGCCACCTCACATGAACGGCGCCCCCATGTTCAACCCGAACGGCATCCCGCCCGGCTATCAAGAGTACGCAGAGAGGCAGAACGGCATGGCTGCCGCTTTCCCGAACCTGCCTCCGACCGGCATGATGCCTTTCTCCGCATTCCTGGCCTCGCGTGCCGGCGTGCTGACACCGCATCCCAACGGAGCTGCCGCCATCGAAGAAGTGCCCTACAACTACCCCCCTGACATGATGAGGGGGGCAGCTGTCGAGAAGGAAGCACCGGCCGGATGGAGGGGTCCGGGGTTCGTTCCCTGGGCCGGGAAGAGAGGCAGAGGGCGTGGCCGTCGAGGGCGTGGCATGCAGTGCCGCACGTACGCGGAGAAGATGATGCATCTACGGGCCAACGCCGAACTAGACGAGGTGTTCGGCGTGACGGAGGGTTTCCCGTCGCTGTTGGGGAACAAGGAACATTCCAAAGCCTTGGGCAGCCCAGCCAGGTTCATGAACGGTAACTTGTCCGACTCAGATTCGTCCAAGGATGGCTCGGAGGGAAAAGCGCCAAAGAACCGTGCGTCACCGAGCGGCAGCTCCGACGAAGTCACGTCGTTGTCTTCGGAGTTGACGCGGAAGCGGCGCAAGTACACGACAGAGTTCAAGTGGGAGGTGAACCAGAAGCTGACGGCGGACGGGATAGACATTGCCAGTTTGTCGGCGGAGACGATCCTGTCCAGCGGGGAGGACCGTCCGCGGCAGCGTCCGTGGAAGCGAGTGCAGCTCCCGTGCCCCATCTGCGGCGCGAGATTCCCCAAAGTCGAACAGCTCCAAGAACATCTGGTGGAGCACAAAGGGGACAAGTACAGTCTGTATTTGTCGAATTGGATGTGA
- the LOC136424074 gene encoding uncharacterized protein isoform X1, producing MTGAGESNPVSRGTVEIPRCLGELAKVPVEDKTKMTSYKEYIIELPNQGTALLHHLNEQRLNGKFCDITVMIHGRKFPAHRAVLSASSGYFHAMLDIDNDRHTIIVQDISAGAFQDLLDFMYSSKLRVSACSIVEIILTASYLQMVDVVSACSYIIRPVFGSNLPIGHFPHAGYGTGTVEAAAHGCDCTKSGSPSLPTPHHHPEICIQPHVLAKAPEAFQEKVDSLEVLEKLRLEQKYHGAGKDQGAEEGKKSPLPVDIHDVYNQGGKKNKITMIHIPGMEQGGMHSFHGMPHLVPPGLRIREADSHFPAHDILQGRPDGPEGILDLRVRPKQSGEMPDGRSSPEEVRVWSAPSSFNTEKGPILKMTMDRNSQDWKNMGMAEKIAAQYHTSVPTPPMSDREKERGDESEEIKIDPQERKDVPGTSERNKVKIARQKSLDVPDKDSTDSEKAREVQPPKGKWGWKAKRQESEESSVHPKKRICLDWDARSRHSSTSETLSRQSSFDLDDGATSVKSEKDTYSRDKNCMAEKSEAPVPKKREEVLPQLEKEAVHPVSPRSPNEGMKIKQEQKLVEKAQPKVSIPNGVGLNKMDDMRQHSPPGGYAPPHMTAGPPHMNGAPMFNPNGIPPGYQEYAERQNGMAAAFPNLPPTGMMPFSAFLASRAGVLTPHPNGAAAIEEVPYNYPPDMMRGAAVEKEAPAGWRGPGFVPWAGKRGRGRGRRGRGMQCRTYAEKMMHLRANAELDEVFGVTEGFPSLLGNKEHSKALGSPARFMNGNLSDSDSSKDGSEGKAPKNRASPSGSSDEVTSLSSELTRKRRKYTTEFKWEVNQKLTADGIDIASLSAETILSSGEDRPRQRPWKRVQLPCPICGARFPKVEQLQEHLVEHKGDKYSLYLSNWM from the exons ATGACAGGGGCGGGGGAAAGTAACCCCGTATCCCGGGGGACGGTAGAAATTCCTCGTTGCCTGGGCGAGTTAGCGAAAGTCCCGGTTGAAGACAAG ACAAAAATGACGTCGTACAAGGAGTACATCATCGAGCTGCCCAATCAGGGCACAGCTCTTCTACACCACCTCAACGAGCAGCGTCTCAACGGGAAGTTCTGCGACATCACCGTGATGATCCACGGGCGCAAGTTTCCAGCGCACCGCGCGGTGCTGTCCGCGTCCAGCGGCTACTTCCACGCCATGCTAGACATCGACAACGACCGCCACACCATCATCGTTCAAGACATCTCGGCCGGAGCATTCCAGGACCTCCTAGACTTCATGTATTCGTCGAAACTGCGAGTGTCGGCGTGCAGCATCGTCGAGATCATCCTCACCGCCAGTTACCTGCAGATGGTGGATGTCGTGAGCGCTTGCTCTTACATCATCCGCCCCGTGTTCGGCAGCAACCTCCCTATCGGACACTTCCCGCACGCCGGGTACGGGACCGGGACCGTGGAGGCGGCCGCGCACGGTTGTGACTGCACCAAATCCGGCAGCCCGTCCCTCCCCACGCCCCACCACCATCCCGAGATTTGCATCCAACCCCACGTTTTGGCCAAAGCTCCGGAAGCATTCCAGGAAAAGGTGGATTCCCTGGAAGTTCTGGAAAAACTACGACTAGAACAGAAGTATCATGGCGCAGGGAAGGACCAGGGGGCGGAGGAGGGTAAAAAGTCTCCCCTGCCGGTCGATATCCACGACGTGTACAACCAGGGtgggaagaaaaacaaaatcaccATGATACACATTCCTGGGATGGAACAGGGCGGCATGCATTCATTCCACGGCATGCCGCACCTTGTGCCGCCAGGTCTTCGCATCCGAGAGGCGGACAGCCACTTCCCGGCCCACGACATCCTACAGGGGAGGCCGGACGGCCCAGAAGGCATACTGGATTTGCGCGTCAGGCCGAAACAAAGTGGGGAGATGCCGGATGGAAGAAGTAGCCCGGAAGAGGTCCGTGTCTGGAGCGCACCAAGCTCCTTTAACACCGAGAAAGGCCCCATCTTGAAAATGACCATGGACAGAAACAGCCAGGATTGGAAGAACATGGGAATGGCAGAGAAGATTGCTGCACAGTACCATACCTCTGTCCCTACCCCTCCCATGTCAGATAGAGAAAAGGAGAGGGGTGATGAGTCAGAAGAGATAAAGATTGACCCCCAGGAAAGAAAGGATGTTCCAGGGACCAGTGAGCGCAATAAGGTCAAGATCGCCCGCCAAAAAAGTCTGGACGTGCCTGACAAGGACAGCACAGACAGCGAGAAGGCACGGGAAGTCCAGCCCCCGAAGGGGAAGTGGGGATGGAAAGCGAAAAGACAAGAGAGCGAAGAGAGTTCCGTACATCCAAAAAAGCGAATCTGCCTGGACTGGGATGCCCGTAGCAGGCACAGCAGTACAAGCGAAACTCTGTCGCGACAGAGTTCGTTCGATCTCGACGACGGCGCCACCAGTGTCAAGTCTGAAAAGGACACGTACAGCCGCGACAAAAACTGCATGGCTGAAAAGTCTGAGGCCCCGGTGCCCAAGAAGAGGGAAGAAGTTCTTCCACAACTTGAGAAAGAAGCCGTACACCCGGTTTCCCCGAGATCTCCTAACGAAGGCATGAAAATCAAACAGGAGCAGAAGCTTGTGGAGAAAGCACAGCCGAAAGTGTCGATCCCAAATGGAGTCGGTCTCAACAAGATGGATGACATGCGGCAACATTCCCCGCCCGGTGGGTACGCGCCTCCGCACATGACCGCGGGGCCACCTCACATGAACGGCGCCCCCATGTTCAACCCGAACGGCATCCCGCCCGGCTATCAAGAGTACGCAGAGAGGCAGAACGGCATGGCTGCCGCTTTCCCGAACCTGCCTCCGACCGGCATGATGCCTTTCTCCGCATTCCTGGCCTCGCGTGCCGGCGTGCTGACACCGCATCCCAACGGAGCTGCCGCCATCGAAGAAGTGCCCTACAACTACCCCCCTGACATGATGAGGGGGGCAGCTGTCGAGAAGGAAGCACCGGCCGGATGGAGGGGTCCGGGGTTCGTTCCCTGGGCCGGGAAGAGAGGCAGAGGGCGTGGCCGTCGAGGGCGTGGCATGCAGTGCCGCACGTACGCGGAGAAGATGATGCATCTACGGGCCAACGCCGAACTAGACGAGGTGTTCGGCGTGACGGAGGGTTTCCCGTCGCTGTTGGGGAACAAGGAACATTCCAAAGCCTTGGGCAGCCCAGCCAGGTTCATGAACGGTAACTTGTCCGACTCAGATTCGTCCAAGGATGGCTCGGAGGGAAAAGCGCCAAAGAACCGTGCGTCACCGAGCGGCAGCTCCGACGAAGTCACGTCGTTGTCTTCGGAGTTGACGCGGAAGCGGCGCAAGTACACGACAGAGTTCAAGTGGGAGGTGAACCAGAAGCTGACGGCGGACGGGATAGACATTGCCAGTTTGTCGGCGGAGACGATCCTGTCCAGCGGGGAGGACCGTCCGCGGCAGCGTCCGTGGAAGCGAGTGCAGCTCCCGTGCCCCATCTGCGGCGCGAGATTCCCCAAAGTCGAACAGCTCCAAGAACATCTGGTGGAGCACAAAGGGGACAAGTACAGTCTGTATTTGTCGAATTGGATGTGA